From a region of the Babylonia areolata isolate BAREFJ2019XMU chromosome 25, ASM4173473v1, whole genome shotgun sequence genome:
- the LOC143300025 gene encoding uncharacterized protein LOC143300025 has product MTMDTTATTAKPSVPLTSFPVYVTAVRLWYVIPPILISLGTFGNVMTIIIMRRMMSQESTVNLYFMGTAVLDMVFLYTLTLTQWTRYTFNFRINGLHDVVCKIHTWLYTGSSTISCWYLVCLTVHRAMSVVWPHRVSTMCTRRTVLLLLMSVGVVLAVLYAHALITVGTVPLSKGSSSLKCVLKSEHASFVVNAFVYVELLLYSLLPFACLVCANAVLVWKLTMSVRNARKHLAQGDPDQILAREKTANSVTLTVIVVSLAFLVLTLPTSINFIQSFYVLTYSKRTDAEVAELFFVATIRSLLGHSNAAVNFYLYCLTGARFREEFLSVLGCGRNRSLPAASSSAVGDSKRTSGAAREKR; this is encoded by the coding sequence ATGACGATGGACACGACTGCAACGACAGCCAAACCCAGCGTCCCACTGACGTCATTTCCGGTCTACGTCACTGCCGTGCGCCTGTGGTACGTCATCCCGCCCATCCTCATCTCGCTGGGCACGTTCGGCAacgtcatgaccatcatcatcatgcggAGGATGATGTCTCAGGAGTCCACGGTGAACTTGTACTTCATGGGGACCGCCGTGCTGGACATGGTGTTCCTCtacaccctgaccctgacccagTGGACCAGGTACACCTTCAACTTCAGGATCAACGGCTTGCACGACGTGGTCTGCAAGATCCACACCTGGCTCTACACCGGCTCCAGCACCATCAGCTGCTGGTACCTGGTGTGCCTGACGGTGCACAGAGCAATGTCCGTCGTGTGGCCGCACCGCGTCAGCACCATGTGCACGCGCCGAACTGTCCTGCTGCTGCTTATGAGCGTCGGCGTCGTCTTGGCTGTTCTCTACGCGCACGCACTGATCACGGTGGGCACCGTTCCCTTGTCCAAGGGGTCCTCCTCCCTCAAGTGTGTGCTCAAGTCAGAGCACGCCAGCTTTGTTGTCAACGCCTTCGTTTACGTCGAACTGTTGCTTTACTCTCTCCTGCCCTTTGCCTGTCTGGTCTGCGCTAACGCCGTGTTGGTGTGGAAGCTGACAATGTCCGTCCGGAACGCCAGAAAACACCTCGCCCAAGGCGACCCTGATCAAATCCTGGCCCGGGAAAAAACAGCCAACTCCGTGACCTTGACCGTAATCGTGGTGTCCTTGGCCTTCCTGGTTCTGACCTTGCCCACCTCCATCAACTTCATCCAGTCGTTCTATGTCCTGACCTACAGCAAGAGGACAGACGCCGAGGTGGCCGAGCTGTTCTTCGTGGCCACTATACGGTCACTGCTGGGTCACTCTAACGCTGCGGTCAACTTCTACCTGTACTGTCTGACGGGGGCCAGGTTCAGGGAGGAGTTCCTCAGCGTCCTGGGCTGTGGGAGGAACAGATCTCTGCCTGCCGCTTCTTCCTCCGCTGTTGGCGACAGCAAGAGAACGAGCGGAGCAGCGAGAGAGAAACGCTAA
- the LOC143299533 gene encoding potassium voltage-gated channel subfamily A member 7-like isoform X2, whose product MNIMTQMYDNNMGHGFNPPVNFHLRPDHFQSDGDDHHSQRRHTLIGDIHDNVSLGSGLRRNSQVSRPLSAALEIPLNLLGSNHRSHSDCNFTRTHSPHRSRSSMVQDEALEQLLPEMEGPTPGSGASEYLSPSCTEYLPLDHDCQLEGCQRAVINVSGLRFETQLRTLDRLPNTLLGDPEKRRRYWDESRQEFFFDRHRPTFQAVLYYYQSGGRLKRPLEVPMDIFLNELMFYELGGPVIDSFKENEGYLVDKSAPEGPRNQTMYKIWTALEYPESSIAAKILAVLSIFFILVSVVVFCTETLPAFKDAGCENVTTTDSEGHNVTLQMPNLEHPIFLTETCCIAYFVIELALRLIVSPSKLVFFRAAINWIDLIAIAPYFVLLIINFVSGDCKAGNKSSALSVLRVLRVVRILKLSKHSEGLKILGMTLKTSIRELSMFVLFLAIATVIFSGAIFYAELDHPQSQFTSIPDAFWWAIVSMTTVGYGDFVPMGVAGKMLGGVCVLSGVLAIALPVPVIVANFNNYYRHYTGNELGQRKSGNTSSA is encoded by the coding sequence ATGAATATCATGACACAGATGTACGACAACAACATGGGGCACGGCTTCAACCCGCCCGTCAACTTCCACCTCAGGCCGGACCATTTCCAGTCGGACGGTGACGACCACCACTCCCAGCGACGTCATACTCTGATCGGCGACATCCACGACAACGTGTCTCTGGGCTCCGGGCTGAGGCGCAACTCCCAGGTCTCCCGGCCCCTGTCCGCGGCGCTGGAGATTCCGCTCAATCTGCTGGGCTCGAACCACCGGTCCCACTCCGACTGCAACTTCACGCGCACGCACAGCCCGCACCGCTCTCGGAGCAGCATGGTGCAGGATGAAGCCTTGGAGCAGCTCCTGCCGGAGATGGAAGGCCCCACCCCGGGTAGCGGCGCCTCGGAGTACCTGTCCCCCTCCTGCACGGAGTACCTGCCCCTGGACCATGACTGCCAGCTGGAGGGCTGCCAGAGAGCCGTCATCAACGTCAGCGGCTTGAGGTTCGAGACCCAGCTCCGCACGCTGGACCGCCTGCCCAACACGCTGCTGGGCGACCCGGAGAAACGGCGGCGGTACTGGGACGAGAGTCGGCAGGAGTTCTTCTTTGACCGCCACCGGCCCACCTTCCAGGCCGTGCTGTACTACTACCAGTCAGGGGGACGTTTGAAGCGGCCCCTGGAGGTGCCCATGGACATCTTCCTGAACGAGCTGATGTTCTACGAGCTGGGCGGTCCCGTCATCGACTCCTTCAAAGAGAACGAAGGCTACCTGGTGGACAAGTCGGCCCCTGAAGGCCCCCGCAACCAGACCATGTACAAGATCTGGACAGCCCTGGAGTACCCCGAATCCTCCATCGCCGCCAAGATCCTGGCCGTTCTGTCCATCTTCTTCATCCTGGTGTCCGTGGTGGTGTTCTGCACGGAGACCCTGCCGGCCTTCAAGGACGCGGGCTGTGAGAACGTCACCACCACTGACAGTGAAGGTCACAACGTCACCTTACAAATGCCCAACCTGGAGCACCCCATCTTTCTGACGGAGACCTGCTGCATCGCCTATTTTGTCATAGAGCTGGCTCTGCGCCTCATTGTCAGCCCCTCCAAGCTGGTCTTCTTCCGCGCCGCCATCAACTGGATCGACCTGATAGCTATCGCACCCTACTTTGTCCTTCTCATCATCAACTTTGTCTCCGGGGACTGCAAGGCCGGCAACAAGAGCTCCGCGCTCAGCGTGCTCCGCGTTCTGCGCGTGGTGCGCATCCTGAAGCTCTCCAAGCACTCGGAAGGTCTCAAGATCCTGGGGATGACCCTCAAGACCTCCATCCGCGAGCTGTCCATGTTCGTGCTCTTTCTGGCCATCGCCACCGTCATTTTTTCCGGGGCCATCTTCTACGCAGAGCTGGACCACCCCCAGTCCCAGTTCACCTCCATCCCGGATGCCTTCTGGTGGGCCATCGTGTCCATGACCACGGTGGGTTACGGGGACTTCGTACCCATGGGGGTGGCGGGCAAGATGCTGGgcggtgtctgtgtgctgtcaggTGTGCTGGCCATCGCGCTGCCCGTGCCCGTCATCGTGGCCAACTTCAACAACTACTACCGCCACTACACAG